In the Thermodesulfobacteriota bacterium genome, one interval contains:
- a CDS encoding methylenetetrahydrofolate reductase C-terminal domain-containing protein produces MIVATRKPIEEIIGFLAPYDSILILGCGTCVTVCNSGGEREVALIHSALRVAQTKGLLDGKRFHEYTVKRQCDNEFLEAIKGKSYEVDAILTLACGVGVQVLAEFFPHVVCIPGLNTLFMGSSSKLGIWDERCAGCGDCRLYETGGICPITRCAKGILNGPCGGSKDGKCEVDREMDCGWIMIYERLLKLGRVQTLRTYVPPREYSLKKKPKRVMIA; encoded by the coding sequence ATGATAGTTGCAACAAGAAAACCGATCGAAGAAATAATAGGGTTTTTGGCCCCGTACGATAGTATTTTGATACTCGGTTGCGGAACGTGCGTTACGGTATGTAACAGTGGAGGAGAGAGGGAGGTTGCACTCATACACTCCGCACTGAGAGTCGCTCAAACAAAGGGTCTTCTGGATGGGAAAAGATTCCACGAGTATACGGTAAAAAGGCAGTGTGATAATGAATTCCTCGAGGCTATAAAAGGCAAATCTTATGAAGTCGATGCAATTCTTACACTCGCATGCGGAGTGGGTGTTCAGGTTTTGGCCGAGTTTTTTCCACACGTTGTCTGTATTCCAGGTCTGAACACCCTTTTTATGGGCTCTTCTTCTAAACTTGGCATCTGGGATGAGCGATGCGCAGGCTGCGGTGATTGCAGACTTTATGAAACAGGTGGGATATGTCCCATAACGAGATGCGCGAAGGGGATATTGAATGGGCCATGTGGTGGATCAAAAGATGGAAAGTGCGAGGTGGATAGAGAGATGGACTGCGGATGGATAATGATCTACGAGAGGTTACTGAAGTTAGGCAGAGTCCAAACTTTGAGAACTTACGTACCTCCAAGGGAATATAGTCTAAAGAAAAAGCCGAAACGGGTTATGATAGCTTGA
- a CDS encoding FAD-dependent oxidoreductase yields the protein MVKRVHSIEDRTLIPPCQDACPLDQDIREYVDLIAQGRIMEALRVIRDKNPFPSICAFVCPHKCEEKCRRRWIDKPIAIRALKRFAVEFGGDRMVREKVEDKYQERIAIVGSGPAGLSCAYYLRILGYPVTIFEALSEPGGMLRVGIPEFRLPKKMLDLEIERLTQMGIEIRVNTPVTSLDLLFEKGYKAIFVTVGAHQGRKLGIEGEDTDGVVDGISFLREINLGLKMKVKERVTVVGGGGVAADCALAAIRLGAKRVDIVCLERKEEMPAGKDEIKLCEDEGVIIHPGFGVKAVITEERSVKGLKLIRCLSVFDEQKRFNPKFDESETYFHETDMVIFAIGQMPKIPEDFHLHVERGTIKVDPVTLTTSREGVFAGGDAVTGPASVVEALATGKKAAKRIDDYLRMRYPLEDKKKKEKVRDEMNPRTVEMIRKISRIEPPLKPKEERIERFEPFELVYDWKSAFLEAKRCLRCGIGAEILHKEKCASCLRCVRVCPYSSPFVDEKGDVEIPASECVACGICVSECPAKAIFLRKPSDRRQIELELLYLSSRPTREKSFYIVGFVCQYGLFGEGSLARFFSIPKTGVHIVPVLCIGKLETEHIVEAFELNAQGVFIAACGEERCARQNTEMFAKLKAERAKEIIQGLGLEPERIRLFSGSEKDVGKTLDDFIEVVSKIILKRTLTGER from the coding sequence ATGGTAAAAAGAGTGCATAGTATTGAAGACAGAACGCTCATCCCTCCCTGTCAGGATGCTTGTCCGCTAGATCAGGACATAAGGGAGTACGTGGATCTAATAGCACAGGGAAGGATAATGGAGGCTTTAAGGGTGATAAGGGATAAAAATCCTTTCCCTTCCATTTGCGCATTTGTGTGTCCTCACAAATGTGAAGAAAAATGTCGAAGAAGGTGGATCGATAAACCCATAGCGATAAGGGCTCTAAAGAGGTTCGCCGTTGAATTCGGTGGTGACCGGATGGTGAGGGAAAAAGTGGAAGACAAATATCAGGAGAGGATAGCGATAGTAGGCTCAGGTCCGGCGGGCCTTTCCTGTGCTTACTACCTCAGGATCCTCGGTTACCCTGTCACGATCTTTGAAGCTTTAAGCGAGCCAGGAGGAATGTTAAGGGTTGGTATACCAGAATTTAGGCTCCCTAAAAAGATGCTCGATCTGGAGATCGAAAGACTTACCCAGATGGGCATAGAGATAAGGGTGAACACTCCTGTAACCTCCTTGGATCTCCTTTTTGAAAAAGGTTACAAAGCCATTTTCGTGACCGTAGGTGCCCACCAAGGAAGAAAGCTTGGAATAGAAGGAGAGGATACCGATGGCGTAGTAGATGGCATATCCTTTCTAAGGGAGATAAATTTGGGTCTTAAAATGAAGGTAAAAGAACGTGTAACTGTTGTCGGTGGGGGAGGAGTTGCCGCGGACTGCGCTTTGGCTGCCATAAGACTTGGAGCAAAAAGAGTCGATATCGTATGTCTCGAAAGAAAAGAAGAGATGCCTGCTGGAAAAGACGAGATAAAACTGTGTGAGGACGAGGGAGTCATAATCCACCCGGGTTTTGGGGTAAAAGCTGTGATCACAGAAGAACGAAGCGTAAAGGGTCTCAAACTTATAAGATGCCTCTCTGTATTTGACGAACAGAAAAGGTTCAATCCCAAGTTCGACGAATCGGAGACTTATTTTCATGAGACCGATATGGTTATCTTTGCCATTGGCCAGATGCCAAAGATCCCAGAAGATTTTCATCTCCATGTGGAAAGGGGGACTATAAAAGTTGATCCTGTAACACTTACAACCAGTAGAGAGGGTGTTTTTGCCGGAGGAGATGCTGTCACCGGTCCAGCATCAGTTGTAGAAGCACTAGCCACAGGAAAGAAAGCGGCAAAAAGAATAGATGACTATCTCCGGATGAGATACCCCCTTGAGGACAAAAAAAAGAAGGAGAAAGTGCGGGACGAGATGAATCCGAGGACCGTTGAGATGATAAGGAAAATATCGAGGATCGAGCCCCCTCTTAAGCCAAAGGAGGAAAGGATAGAGAGATTCGAACCATTTGAGCTCGTCTACGACTGGAAAAGCGCTTTTTTGGAAGCAAAAAGATGCTTAAGGTGCGGTATTGGCGCAGAAATTCTCCATAAGGAAAAGTGCGCAAGCTGTCTTAGATGTGTGAGAGTGTGTCCTTATAGTAGTCCATTTGTGGACGAAAAAGGGGACGTCGAAATACCCGCCTCCGAGTGCGTCGCTTGTGGCATTTGCGTAAGCGAATGTCCCGCAAAAGCGATCTTCCTTCGTAAACCGTCAGATAGGCGTCAGATAGAACTCGAGTTACTTTATCTTTCATCCCGTCCAACAAGAGAAAAAAGTTTTTACATCGTTGGATTTGTGTGCCAGTACGGTCTCTTTGGAGAGGGCAGTTTGGCACGATTTTTTAGCATTCCGAAGACAGGGGTACATATAGTTCCGGTTCTATGCATCGGGAAACTGGAAACTGAGCACATAGTAGAGGCCTTTGAGCTTAATGCCCAGGGCGTATTTATTGCGGCCTGTGGGGAAGAGAGATGTGCAAGACAGAATACAGAAATGTTCGCGAAACTTAAAGCTGAAAGGGCAAAAGAGATTATACAGGGTCTGGGGTTAGAACCGGAAAGAATAAGGCTATTTAGTGGGTCGGAAAAAGATGTGGGAAAAACCCTGGACGATTTTATAGAAGTTGTAAGCAAGATAATCCTTAAACGAACATTGACGGGGGAAAGATGA